In Haloarcula halophila, a single window of DNA contains:
- a CDS encoding nitric-oxide reductase large subunit, whose product MEVQRKTIAKFIAAAFVLNLVVMGAGAWFAYQEAPPIPDEITGPDGATVVTDEQIRDGKKAFQRDGLMNHGSILGNGAYYGPDYTADTLDLKTEYMRQYYARERYGDDYTALQSSEQAAIDDVVRQDLDDQYDGGDIQYSAAELFAHKQVREEYVERYHEGSHERGVPEGMIDSEADARKFADFALWTAWFSHTDRPDGDHSYTNEWPYAPGAGNDATAAAMTWSVIAMVLLVGAAGFGIWLYRSVELPEPSADGLSVPEPSEVEIFPSQRAALRFIPVAAGLFLAQVFLGGLLAHFYIERAGFFGIEEIFGVHILQLLPFAIAKTWHIDLGILWIAATWLGAGLFLPPLLTGHEPKRQSTYIDGLLGAIVVVTVGGLGGIWLGSHGYFGDLWWVFGNEGLEYLEVGKIWQVGLLAGFGIWAVLSIRGLKPLLDEEPVFGLGHMILYAGGSIALLFTAGFLFTPDTNIAVTEFWRWWVVHMWVEGAFEFFIVAIVGLTLVSMNLLSRRSAEKAVMLQALLVMGTGVIGVSHHYWWVGMPDMWIPIGSAFSTLELIPLVFILYEALGQYQAMSESGGFPYKLPFMFIIASGVWNFVGAGVLGFFINLPLINYYEHGTYLTVGHAHAAMFGAFGFLALGMVSYMLQLSIQPSRWDGSWLRAAFWCWNVGLALMVFVSVLPVGFLQLETVFTQSYDAARSLAFYNLPIVQTLFWARLPGDTLIILGTVIYAADLIRKRFVLRQSADDPSVDDVAVADGVLNDD is encoded by the coding sequence ATGGAAGTACAACGCAAGACGATCGCGAAATTCATCGCCGCCGCCTTCGTCCTCAACCTGGTCGTCATGGGGGCAGGGGCCTGGTTCGCCTACCAGGAGGCCCCGCCGATCCCCGACGAGATCACGGGTCCGGACGGGGCGACTGTCGTCACGGACGAACAGATCAGAGACGGGAAGAAAGCCTTCCAGCGGGACGGCCTGATGAACCACGGGTCGATCCTGGGCAACGGTGCGTACTATGGCCCCGACTACACCGCCGATACGCTCGATCTGAAGACCGAGTACATGCGCCAGTACTACGCCCGTGAGCGCTACGGCGACGACTACACGGCTCTGCAAAGCAGTGAGCAGGCCGCGATCGACGACGTCGTGAGACAGGACCTGGACGACCAGTACGACGGCGGCGACATCCAGTACTCCGCCGCCGAACTGTTCGCCCACAAGCAGGTCCGGGAAGAATACGTCGAGCGCTACCACGAGGGGAGCCACGAGCGCGGGGTCCCCGAGGGAATGATCGACTCCGAGGCCGACGCCAGGAAGTTCGCGGACTTCGCGCTCTGGACGGCCTGGTTCTCCCACACCGACCGGCCCGACGGTGACCACTCCTACACCAACGAGTGGCCCTACGCGCCCGGTGCAGGCAACGACGCTACCGCCGCCGCGATGACCTGGAGCGTCATCGCGATGGTCCTGCTGGTCGGCGCCGCCGGCTTCGGGATCTGGCTCTACCGGTCGGTCGAACTCCCGGAACCCTCCGCCGACGGGCTCTCGGTGCCCGAACCGAGCGAGGTAGAGATCTTCCCCAGCCAGCGGGCGGCCCTGCGGTTCATCCCCGTCGCGGCCGGGCTGTTCCTCGCACAGGTGTTTTTGGGCGGGTTACTGGCGCACTTCTACATCGAACGGGCCGGCTTCTTCGGTATCGAGGAGATATTCGGCGTCCACATCCTCCAGTTGCTGCCCTTCGCCATCGCGAAGACCTGGCACATCGATCTGGGGATCCTCTGGATCGCCGCGACCTGGCTCGGTGCAGGGCTCTTCCTCCCGCCCCTGCTGACCGGCCACGAGCCCAAGCGGCAGTCGACGTACATCGACGGCCTGCTGGGTGCCATCGTCGTCGTGACCGTCGGCGGCCTCGGCGGCATCTGGCTCGGTTCCCACGGCTACTTCGGCGACCTCTGGTGGGTGTTCGGCAACGAAGGGCTGGAGTACCTCGAAGTCGGGAAAATCTGGCAGGTCGGACTGCTCGCTGGCTTCGGGATCTGGGCAGTGCTGTCGATCCGCGGTCTCAAGCCGTTGCTCGACGAGGAGCCTGTCTTCGGTCTCGGCCACATGATCCTCTATGCCGGCGGCTCCATCGCACTGCTGTTTACCGCCGGATTCCTCTTTACCCCCGACACCAACATCGCCGTCACGGAGTTCTGGCGCTGGTGGGTCGTCCACATGTGGGTCGAAGGCGCCTTCGAGTTCTTCATCGTCGCCATCGTCGGACTGACGCTGGTGTCGATGAACCTCCTCTCCCGGCGTAGCGCCGAGAAGGCCGTCATGCTACAGGCGCTGCTCGTGATGGGGACCGGCGTCATCGGCGTCTCGCACCACTACTGGTGGGTCGGGATGCCCGACATGTGGATTCCCATCGGGAGCGCCTTCTCTACCCTGGAGTTGATCCCGCTCGTGTTCATCCTCTACGAGGCGCTAGGTCAGTACCAGGCGATGTCCGAGAGCGGCGGCTTCCCCTACAAACTCCCGTTCATGTTCATCATCGCCAGCGGCGTCTGGAACTTCGTGGGCGCCGGCGTGCTCGGGTTCTTCATCAACCTCCCGCTGATCAACTACTACGAGCACGGGACCTACCTCACCGTCGGCCACGCCCACGCCGCGATGTTCGGGGCTTTCGGTTTCCTCGCGCTGGGGATGGTCAGCTACATGCTCCAGCTGTCGATCCAGCCCAGTCGGTGGGACGGTTCCTGGCTCCGGGCCGCCTTCTGGTGTTGGAACGTCGGCCTGGCGTTGATGGTGTTCGTCTCCGTCCTGCCGGTCGGGTTCCTGCAACTGGAGACGGTGTTCACCCAGAGCTACGACGCCGCGCGCAGCCTGGCGTTCTACAACCTACCGATCGTCCAGACGCTGTTCTGGGCACGACTCCCTGGTGATACGCTAATCATCCTGGGGACGGTCATCTACGCTGCGGACCTGATCCGCAAGCGGTTCGTGCTCAGGCAGTCCGCGGACGACCCGAGCGTCGACGACGTCGCCGTCGCGGACGGCGTACTCAACGACGATTGA
- a CDS encoding amphi-Trp domain-containing protein, whose protein sequence is MSRRDEYETELTGSRAEIASVLDGVADGLRTGAVRLGDETDAVTVETPEELTLEIEFETEDDGASLELELEWSVSSGESPVSSAEPASEETAEEPTVVGAADGSQSLARFEVYRGRDDTWRWRLRHHNGNIIATGGQGYTRKHNALKGLRSVMANSPEAAIDGEFTD, encoded by the coding sequence GTGTCACGACGAGACGAATACGAAACTGAGCTGACCGGCAGTCGTGCGGAGATCGCCTCGGTATTGGACGGTGTGGCTGACGGGCTCCGGACGGGTGCCGTTCGGTTAGGTGACGAGACGGACGCTGTGACCGTCGAAACGCCCGAAGAACTCACCCTGGAGATCGAATTCGAGACCGAGGACGACGGGGCGAGTCTGGAACTGGAGCTAGAATGGTCCGTATCGAGCGGTGAGTCGCCTGTATCGTCCGCCGAGCCCGCTTCCGAGGAAACGGCCGAGGAACCAACAGTCGTGGGAGCGGCCGATGGCTCCCAGTCACTGGCCCGGTTCGAGGTCTACCGGGGTCGTGACGACACGTGGCGCTGGCGACTCCGCCACCACAACGGGAACATCATCGCGACCGGCGGGCAAGGCTACACGCGTAAACACAACGCCTTGAAAGGGCTCCGGAGTGTGATGGCGAATTCGCCAGAAGCAGCGATCGACGGGGAGTTCACGGACTAA
- a CDS encoding helix-turn-helix domain-containing protein: MRELVFALEYKPGCNRVADALADHPDARVRSLSLHATADRLWRVDHATGPPAAVAAIEEAFLNSDYYADCLTTEDCGATQTTRVLDRTEDTLVLYSDWERTPSCASVPHIAHDHLGDGVLFETRHEGRHYTWRLIHSGAGDVAAFFDALQAAIGECAQMEMLRTAETAASAGGRDGASTDLTPEQEAALRGAVEHGYYESPREVDVGELAEHLDVPRSTLTYRLRRAEEHLAKQHVTGEGVTDGPSPPI; this comes from the coding sequence ATGCGTGAGCTCGTCTTCGCTCTCGAATACAAACCCGGCTGTAACCGGGTCGCTGACGCTCTCGCTGACCACCCCGACGCCCGCGTCCGCTCGCTCTCGCTGCACGCAACCGCCGACCGTCTCTGGCGGGTCGACCACGCGACCGGACCCCCGGCCGCAGTTGCGGCCATCGAAGAGGCCTTCCTCAACAGCGACTACTACGCCGACTGTCTCACAACCGAGGACTGCGGTGCCACACAGACGACTCGCGTCCTCGACCGCACCGAAGACACGCTCGTCCTCTACTCCGACTGGGAGCGCACCCCGTCCTGTGCGTCTGTCCCGCATATCGCCCACGATCACCTCGGCGACGGCGTGTTGTTCGAGACCCGCCACGAGGGTCGACACTACACGTGGCGACTCATCCACTCCGGTGCGGGTGACGTGGCGGCGTTTTTCGACGCTCTCCAGGCTGCCATCGGGGAGTGTGCACAGATGGAGATGCTCCGAACGGCGGAGACGGCGGCATCAGCAGGGGGTAGAGACGGGGCGTCGACTGATCTGACTCCGGAGCAGGAAGCCGCACTCCGGGGCGCCGTCGAACACGGGTACTACGAGTCCCCGCGTGAGGTCGATGTCGGTGAACTGGCCGAACACCTCGACGTCCCACGGTCGACGCTCACGTATCGACTCCGACGGGCCGAAGAACACCTCGCGAAACAGCACGTCACCGGCGAGGGAGTGACTGACGGGCCGTCACCACCGATCTGA
- a CDS encoding heavy metal translocating P-type ATPase encodes MTDGSHEDEGAGGDGRRRELTARLVVPEMDCPSCAQKVDKSLRRVDGVVDTTLQPTTGTATVTYDSDRISEADVIEAIEAAGYEVAGGSSTDDDGRGETGDGVDIAPPSEVWTTPRAKKTWIGAVFVVAGLLFEFLLTTQNVAVASVLDYPLSIADVLFLAAVAASGIPVVRSGYYSARNRSLDIDLLMGTAIIAATGIGYFVEAATLAVLFSIAELLEEYAMDRARDSLRELMELSPDEATVLRAGEELTVPAGEVEVGETAVVRPGEKIPLDGTVREGESAVDQSPITGESVPVDKAAGDEVYAGAINEEGYLEIEVTSTAGDSTLSRVIEMVQGAQAKRTETEQFVDRFSGYYTPVVVVLAILTAAIPPLVIADPVSVEVAGYGFVFAGDWQTWFVHGLTLLVIACPCAFVISTPVSVVSGITSAAKNGVLIKGGNYLEAMGGVDAVAVDKTGTLTKGELAVTDVLSLDTTDDELLRYAAGLERRSEHPIAAAILARADEAGLGDLPEPTSFESLTGKGIRGEIDGETYYAGKPALFEELGFDLSRARRETDGGVVAEETSQSDSGAFAEDTLAALEREGKTVVVVGTGSKVLGAIAIADEVRPASKRAVERLHELGVERVVMLTGDNEGTARAIAEAVGVDEYRAELLPDEKVDAVEALQSEYGAVAMVGDGINDAPALATAEVGIAMGAAGTDTALETADIALMGDDIGKLPYLYDLSHTANGVIRQSIWVSLGVKFLLALGVPLGLVSVALAVVVGDMGMSLGVTGNAMRLSRITPEELNSQ; translated from the coding sequence ATGACCGACGGATCACACGAAGACGAGGGGGCGGGCGGTGACGGTCGACGCCGGGAGTTGACTGCCCGTCTCGTCGTCCCCGAGATGGATTGCCCCTCCTGTGCGCAGAAGGTCGACAAGAGCCTCCGGCGCGTCGACGGTGTCGTCGACACGACGCTCCAGCCGACTACCGGCACGGCCACCGTCACCTACGATTCCGACCGGATCAGCGAGGCCGATGTCATCGAGGCGATCGAGGCCGCCGGCTACGAGGTCGCAGGTGGTTCGAGCACCGACGACGACGGCCGAGGGGAGACGGGCGATGGCGTCGACATCGCGCCGCCGTCGGAGGTCTGGACGACGCCCCGCGCGAAGAAGACCTGGATCGGCGCGGTGTTTGTCGTCGCCGGGCTCCTCTTCGAGTTCCTCCTCACGACACAGAACGTCGCGGTGGCGAGTGTCCTCGACTATCCGCTTTCCATCGCGGACGTGCTGTTCCTGGCTGCCGTCGCCGCCAGCGGCATCCCTGTCGTCCGGAGCGGCTACTACTCGGCGAGAAACAGGAGTCTCGACATCGACCTGCTCATGGGGACGGCGATCATCGCCGCGACCGGCATCGGCTACTTCGTCGAGGCTGCGACGCTTGCCGTCCTGTTCAGTATCGCCGAACTGCTCGAAGAATACGCGATGGATCGGGCGCGGGACTCCCTGCGTGAACTGATGGAACTGTCGCCCGACGAGGCCACAGTCCTCCGCGCGGGCGAGGAACTGACGGTGCCGGCCGGCGAGGTCGAAGTCGGCGAGACAGCCGTCGTCCGGCCCGGCGAGAAGATCCCGCTCGACGGGACGGTTCGGGAGGGCGAGAGCGCGGTCGACCAGTCGCCGATCACGGGCGAGAGCGTCCCCGTGGACAAGGCAGCGGGCGACGAGGTGTACGCCGGGGCGATCAACGAGGAGGGCTATCTCGAAATCGAGGTCACGTCGACGGCAGGTGATTCGACGCTCTCGCGGGTCATCGAGATGGTACAGGGCGCACAGGCAAAGCGGACCGAGACCGAGCAGTTCGTCGACCGCTTTTCCGGGTACTACACACCGGTCGTGGTCGTGCTGGCGATCCTGACTGCTGCTATCCCGCCGCTGGTCATCGCCGATCCCGTGTCGGTCGAGGTTGCGGGATACGGGTTCGTCTTCGCCGGCGACTGGCAGACGTGGTTCGTCCACGGACTCACCCTGCTCGTGATCGCCTGTCCCTGTGCGTTCGTCATCTCGACGCCGGTCTCCGTCGTCTCGGGTATCACTAGCGCTGCCAAGAACGGCGTCCTGATCAAGGGCGGCAACTACCTCGAAGCGATGGGGGGAGTCGACGCCGTCGCCGTCGACAAGACGGGGACGCTCACGAAAGGGGAACTCGCCGTCACGGATGTCCTCTCACTCGACACGACCGACGACGAGCTGCTCCGCTACGCTGCCGGACTGGAGCGTCGCAGCGAACACCCTATCGCCGCGGCCATCCTCGCCCGGGCCGACGAGGCGGGTTTGGGTGACCTGCCCGAGCCGACGAGCTTCGAGAGCCTGACGGGCAAAGGCATCCGTGGAGAAATCGACGGTGAGACGTACTACGCGGGGAAGCCCGCGCTCTTCGAGGAGTTAGGGTTCGACCTCTCGCGCGCCCGCCGTGAGACCGACGGTGGCGTCGTTGCAGAAGAGACGAGCCAGTCCGACAGCGGTGCGTTCGCCGAGGATACCCTCGCCGCGCTGGAACGGGAGGGAAAGACGGTCGTCGTCGTCGGCACGGGATCGAAGGTACTGGGCGCCATCGCCATCGCCGACGAGGTGCGTCCCGCCTCGAAGCGGGCCGTCGAACGGCTCCACGAACTCGGCGTCGAACGGGTCGTGATGCTGACCGGCGACAACGAGGGGACCGCCCGTGCGATCGCCGAGGCGGTCGGCGTCGACGAGTACCGCGCCGAACTCCTGCCGGACGAGAAGGTCGACGCGGTCGAGGCACTGCAATCCGAGTACGGTGCGGTGGCCATGGTCGGTGACGGAATCAACGACGCGCCGGCGCTGGCCACCGCGGAGGTCGGCATCGCGATGGGCGCGGCCGGCACCGACACCGCACTGGAGACCGCCGACATCGCGCTGATGGGCGACGACATCGGGAAGCTGCCGTACCTGTACGACCTGTCACACACCGCCAACGGCGTGATCAGACAGAGCATCTGGGTGAGCCTCGGCGTGAAGTTCCTGCTCGCACTGGGTGTGCCCCTGGGATTAGTGAGTGTCGCGCTGGCCGTCGTCGTCGGCGACATGGGAATGAGCCTCGGTGTGACTGGCAACGCGATGCGACTCTCCAGAATTACGCCCGAGGAACTAAATTCACAGTAA
- a CDS encoding FAD-dependent monooxygenase, translating into MTTTDAERPVLIAGAGPVGMTTALALNARGVPATILEAESADRDRSGSRAIYVHGTTLHTLERVHPGLGENLVEEGLVWPTRRTCWRGKEVFKRTYDNPGGDGKFPHFTSVPQVRTEEFMHEALDEAGIDIHWDAAVETVESSADGVHVETADGREWETPYLVGADGGGSTVRDEIGAQFEGDQSKNSFIIADVDELDDEDEQWPLERLFHYDDPSVGGRNVMLVPFTGGWRLDIQCIEGDDPDELVTDEKMREFVTAVMGDAYADNLTWVSSYKFLQVMADTFVDDHRRVLLAGEAAHLLAPFGARGMNSGIADADEAASAIAVAYRAQSSAVARDEVELYAARREKASEYNLNAAGQALEYLQGDNPATVLRKEAAASLADYFEPAGEYLDDAPYGPHDAPPIVSTGNY; encoded by the coding sequence ATGACCACTACTGATGCGGAACGCCCAGTGTTGATTGCAGGTGCGGGGCCAGTCGGGATGACCACGGCGCTCGCACTGAACGCACGCGGTGTGCCCGCGACGATTCTCGAAGCGGAGTCCGCGGACCGCGACCGGTCGGGGAGTCGCGCCATCTACGTCCACGGGACAACGCTCCACACCCTCGAACGGGTCCACCCGGGCCTGGGCGAGAACCTCGTCGAGGAGGGGCTGGTCTGGCCCACCCGACGGACCTGCTGGCGAGGGAAGGAAGTGTTCAAGCGGACCTACGACAACCCCGGCGGCGACGGGAAGTTCCCACACTTCACCAGCGTCCCGCAGGTCCGCACCGAGGAGTTCATGCACGAGGCGCTGGACGAGGCCGGGATCGACATCCACTGGGACGCAGCCGTCGAAACCGTCGAGAGCAGCGCCGACGGCGTCCACGTCGAGACGGCCGACGGCCGTGAGTGGGAGACACCGTACCTCGTCGGCGCGGACGGCGGCGGTTCGACGGTCCGTGACGAGATCGGCGCACAGTTCGAGGGCGACCAGTCGAAGAACTCCTTCATCATCGCCGACGTGGACGAACTCGACGACGAGGACGAACAGTGGCCACTGGAGCGTCTCTTCCACTACGACGACCCGAGCGTCGGCGGCCGCAACGTCATGCTGGTTCCGTTCACGGGCGGATGGCGCCTCGACATCCAGTGTATCGAGGGCGACGACCCGGACGAGTTGGTCACCGACGAGAAGATGCGGGAGTTCGTCACCGCGGTGATGGGCGACGCCTACGCCGACAACCTGACGTGGGTGTCCAGCTACAAGTTCCTCCAGGTGATGGCGGATACGTTCGTCGACGATCACCGACGTGTCCTGCTGGCCGGCGAAGCGGCCCACCTCCTCGCGCCGTTCGGCGCACGCGGGATGAACTCCGGGATCGCCGACGCCGACGAGGCGGCCTCGGCGATCGCTGTCGCCTATCGCGCCCAGAGTTCGGCCGTGGCCCGTGACGAGGTCGAACTGTACGCGGCCCGGCGGGAGAAAGCCTCCGAATACAACCTGAACGCGGCCGGGCAGGCCCTGGAGTACCTCCAGGGGGACAATCCCGCGACCGTCCTCCGGAAGGAGGCCGCCGCCTCGCTGGCCGACTACTTCGAACCGGCCGGCGAGTACCTCGACGACGCCCCCTACGGCCCACACGATGCGCCGCCGATCGTCTCGACCGGCAACTACTGA
- a CDS encoding CoA-binding protein gives MSLTALFDPDSIAVIGASKTPGKLGNDAMANAKEFDGPVYPVNPSGEGAVYGYEFVDSVGDTDADLALCCVPGPATPEVIEECGAAGVGAAVVFAGGFAESGDRGRELQAQIRDTADEYDIAVLGPNTAGHIIPHRDLFSSFVPGFDEIESGDVAIAAQSGGVGVTATFQLDREGYGTAGMYGLGNRVNTDFDDVVPMLDEDPAAEAIALHIEGTNEIDAAIDAIDEADTPVAALKSGNRMAEFVEAHTAAPIQEYERYEQAFRDAGAVMADSLTELLDAGRVLAQCPQADGPNVGLVTAQAGPGIMMADSLQERGVTFPELTEETRERLDEILLGFTYDKNPVDTGRPMPEFGDVIDAVGRDDNVDIVLVYEIFEHSLGYPVEELERLTADIDKPVVFTVAGPDDALAEDRERLEELGVATFDTPERGAYAASVLAETSR, from the coding sequence GTGAGTCTCACAGCGTTGTTCGATCCGGACAGCATCGCAGTCATCGGTGCGTCGAAGACACCGGGGAAACTCGGAAACGACGCGATGGCGAACGCGAAGGAGTTCGACGGCCCGGTGTACCCGGTCAATCCCTCGGGCGAGGGAGCGGTCTACGGCTACGAGTTCGTCGACTCCGTGGGCGACACCGACGCGGATCTCGCGCTCTGCTGTGTCCCCGGCCCGGCGACCCCGGAGGTCATCGAGGAGTGTGGCGCGGCCGGCGTCGGTGCAGCCGTCGTCTTCGCCGGCGGCTTCGCCGAGTCGGGTGACCGCGGGAGAGAGCTCCAGGCCCAGATCCGGGACACCGCAGACGAGTACGATATCGCCGTCCTCGGACCGAACACCGCCGGACACATCATCCCACACCGGGACCTGTTCAGTTCCTTCGTGCCGGGGTTCGACGAGATCGAGTCCGGTGACGTGGCGATCGCCGCACAGAGCGGGGGCGTCGGTGTGACCGCGACCTTCCAGTTGGACCGCGAGGGGTACGGGACCGCCGGGATGTACGGGCTCGGAAACCGTGTGAACACGGACTTCGACGACGTCGTTCCGATGCTCGACGAGGACCCGGCGGCCGAGGCCATCGCGCTCCACATCGAGGGGACGAACGAGATCGACGCCGCGATCGACGCGATCGACGAGGCCGACACGCCCGTCGCTGCGCTCAAGTCGGGCAACCGGATGGCGGAGTTCGTCGAGGCACACACCGCAGCGCCGATACAGGAGTACGAGCGCTACGAACAGGCGTTCAGGGACGCGGGGGCCGTCATGGCCGACTCGTTGACCGAACTGCTCGACGCGGGACGCGTCCTCGCACAGTGTCCGCAGGCGGACGGTCCGAACGTCGGCCTCGTCACCGCACAGGCCGGCCCGGGGATCATGATGGCGGACTCCCTCCAGGAACGCGGCGTGACCTTCCCCGAACTGACCGAGGAGACCCGCGAACGACTCGACGAGATCCTGCTGGGGTTCACCTACGACAAGAACCCGGTGGATACGGGCCGGCCGATGCCGGAGTTCGGCGACGTCATCGACGCCGTGGGACGGGACGACAACGTCGACATCGTCCTCGTCTACGAGATCTTCGAGCATTCGCTGGGGTACCCCGTCGAGGAACTCGAACGGCTGACGGCCGATATCGACAAACCCGTCGTTTTCACCGTCGCCGGCCCCGACGACGCGCTGGCCGAGGACCGCGAACGGTTGGAAGAGCTCGGTGTCGCGACGTTCGACACACCGGAGCGTGGTGCCTACGCCGCGTCCGTCCTCGCCGAAACGTCGCGGTAG
- a CDS encoding MaoC family dehydratase, whose translation MRFYDDISIGDEYRSEPYRISQSEIIEFGEKYDPQPFHTDPEAAENSVFGGLVASGWQTAALCMRLHVQSSEETATQAGVGIDDLRWHRPLRPGDSLRLRSEIIGKRPSESRGDRGFVTTRHEGVNQDDDLVISYEATAMVRRHSDE comes from the coding sequence ATGCGCTTCTACGACGACATCTCGATCGGCGACGAGTATCGCTCGGAACCCTACCGGATCTCCCAGTCCGAGATCATCGAGTTCGGCGAGAAGTACGACCCCCAGCCGTTCCATACGGACCCGGAGGCGGCAGAGAACTCCGTTTTCGGTGGGTTGGTCGCTTCGGGGTGGCAGACGGCCGCTCTCTGTATGCGCCTCCACGTCCAGAGCAGCGAGGAGACGGCGACCCAGGCCGGGGTCGGCATCGACGACCTCCGCTGGCACCGCCCACTCCGGCCGGGTGATTCGCTCCGACTTCGCAGCGAGATCATCGGGAAGCGTCCCTCCGAGAGCCGCGGCGATCGCGGGTTCGTGACGACCCGCCACGAGGGCGTCAACCAGGACGACGACCTGGTCATCTCCTACGAGGCGACCGCGATGGTCCGGCGGCACAGCGACGAGTAG
- a CDS encoding methyl-accepting chemotaxis protein produces MSKSASDDATLDPPLPEEADETERLRAERDYWRHLFDQLVASFPEPVIVVDDDGRLTHWNDEQVEFIGTPADEALNRPAHEVVGTEDVTETLAEQVARTGEAVRETDVRSGTHEDGTDWHVRATGVPLVAPGGDVVGCFEYVSRVTGLVEQRKSMQDVQEQVQRDIETSVSDLESASAQVTENAEEIADIAEQEADNIDGIDQEVQTLSATTEEVASSVETISTQSTETEALAEESETATRDLLETVDAVTDASEQMATDATELAEQIDEIDDVVATIDDLAEQINMLALNASIEAARAGEAGAGFAVVADEVKNLASESQTEADRIERLIDNISAIATDTVDSVEETTRQVADIETEIRAVNENQRQIQDAITDISTQLGQIADATDDQATSAEEIAAVLDRTVEGVKQVAEEVAELASANQRQTAQIRTIREGVEALEQNLDEVVETN; encoded by the coding sequence ATGTCAAAGAGCGCCTCGGACGACGCGACACTCGATCCTCCCCTCCCGGAGGAAGCAGACGAGACCGAACGGCTCCGTGCCGAGCGTGACTACTGGCGTCACCTCTTCGACCAGTTGGTCGCGTCGTTTCCCGAACCGGTCATCGTCGTCGACGACGACGGACGATTGACACACTGGAACGACGAGCAAGTGGAGTTTATCGGGACGCCGGCCGACGAGGCGCTGAACCGGCCGGCACACGAGGTGGTCGGAACCGAAGACGTGACAGAGACCCTCGCGGAACAAGTCGCGAGAACCGGCGAGGCCGTCCGGGAGACCGATGTCAGATCGGGGACCCACGAGGACGGCACCGACTGGCACGTCCGAGCGACCGGTGTGCCACTGGTCGCTCCCGGCGGCGACGTCGTCGGCTGTTTCGAGTACGTCAGTCGTGTCACCGGACTCGTCGAACAGCGTAAGTCGATGCAAGACGTCCAAGAACAGGTCCAGAGAGACATCGAGACGTCCGTCAGCGATCTCGAATCCGCGTCGGCACAGGTGACCGAGAACGCCGAGGAGATCGCCGACATCGCGGAACAAGAGGCCGACAACATCGACGGTATCGACCAGGAGGTACAGACGCTCAGCGCGACCACCGAGGAAGTCGCATCGAGCGTCGAGACGATCAGCACACAGAGCACCGAGACGGAGGCGCTGGCCGAAGAATCCGAGACTGCGACTCGGGACCTCCTGGAAACGGTCGACGCCGTCACCGACGCGAGCGAGCAGATGGCGACGGATGCGACCGAGTTGGCCGAGCAGATCGACGAGATAGACGACGTGGTGGCGACGATCGACGACCTGGCCGAGCAGATCAACATGCTCGCGCTGAACGCGTCGATCGAAGCGGCGCGTGCCGGCGAGGCCGGCGCGGGGTTCGCCGTCGTCGCTGACGAGGTGAAGAACCTGGCCTCGGAGTCCCAGACCGAGGCCGACCGGATCGAGCGACTGATCGACAATATCTCCGCGATAGCGACTGACACGGTCGATAGCGTCGAAGAGACGACCCGGCAAGTCGCGGACATCGAAACGGAGATCCGGGCGGTGAACGAGAACCAACGGCAGATCCAGGACGCGATCACGGATATCTCGACGCAGTTGGGCCAGATCGCCGATGCGACCGACGACCAGGCGACAAGCGCCGAGGAGATCGCGGCAGTACTGGATCGAACCGTCGAGGGCGTCAAGCAGGTCGCCGAGGAGGTCGCCGAACTCGCATCGGCGAATCAGCGCCAGACCGCCCAGATCCGGACGATTCGCGAGGGCGTGGAGGCGCTGGAGCAGAACCTCGACGAGGTCGTCGAGACGAACTGA
- a CDS encoding universal stress protein codes for MVRLLVALDDDLSQAQAQIEAIEDMVETAEGAEAFLLHVFDDNPEGASVNQVEAVRETTDRLEAAGVTVELLESSGDPAEETLKHAEQYDVDQICVGGRKRSPAGKALFGSVTQDVILGTDRPVLVCGSTEE; via the coding sequence ATGGTACGATTGTTGGTGGCGCTCGACGACGATCTATCCCAGGCACAGGCACAGATCGAAGCGATCGAGGACATGGTAGAGACGGCGGAGGGCGCGGAGGCGTTCCTCCTCCACGTCTTCGACGACAACCCCGAAGGGGCCTCGGTCAACCAGGTAGAGGCGGTCAGAGAGACCACGGACCGTCTCGAGGCCGCAGGTGTCACCGTCGAACTCCTCGAATCCAGCGGGGACCCGGCGGAGGAGACACTCAAACACGCCGAACAGTACGACGTCGATCAGATCTGCGTCGGTGGCCGCAAGCGAAGCCCTGCAGGGAAAGCGCTGTTCGGAAGTGTCACACAGGACGTGATTCTCGGAACTGACCGCCCGGTGCTCGTCTGTGGGAGTACGGAGGAGTAG